CGAGCACGGTCGGCGCGGACCCCGCGACCCCCGGCACACCGTGGTGTTCGGAGACCCAGAAACGGTGGAAGCCGAGCGCTTCCGCCTCCCGGGCCAGATCCACGGTGTCGCGCAGCGCCCGGGGGCCGTCGTGCCCCTCGCGGGTGCGGGAACGGTCCAGGACGGAGAAGCGGGTCGACGCGATCACAGAGCTCACGCCCTGTTCAACGCGCTCGTTCCGCAGGGATTCCCGAGGTGCTTCCTAAGCTGGGGGAGTGGACAACGACGCACGGCCGCTGGCCGTATTCGACCTGGACGGCACGCTCGCGGACACCGCCCACCGGCAGCCCTTCCTGGAGGGCGCCAAGCGCGACTGGGCCGGCTTCTTCGCCGCGGCCGTGGACGACCCGCCGCTCCCGGAGGGCGTACGGCTGGTGCTCGCGAGCGCCGAGGAGTGCCGGATCGTCTATCTGACCGGACGCCCCGAGCGGTGCCGCCGCGACACCGTGCGCTGGCTGAGCCGCCAGGGGCTGCCCGAGGGCACGCTGTTCATGCGACGCGACGACGACCGGCGCCCCGCCCGCCGGACGAAGCTGGACATCCTCCGGCGGCTGGGGCGGACGGGGCGGGTGCACATGCTCGTGGACGACGACGAACTGGTCTGCGATGCGGCCGAGGTGGCCGGATTTACCGTGGTGCGGGCCCCTTGGGCCGATCCGTCGGATGCGCTGAAGGCTGCCCAGGAGCACGAGGGGCGTACCTGATCAGCTGTTTTCGTCGAGCCGAAAGCCCACTTTCAGGCCGACCTGATAGTGCGCGATTCGGCCGTCTTCGATATGGCCACGAACTTGATTAATCTCGAACCAATCGAGATTGTGCAACGTTTCCGCCGCTCTTGCGACGCCGTTCCGGATCGCCGCGTCGATGCCCTCGTCGGAGGTTCCTACGATCTCGGTGACCCGATAGGTGTGATTCGCCATTGTTTGTCTCCTCTCCTGTGACCACGGTGCCCCAATCCGGGGTGTCCCGCGAGGGGGGGAACGGGGCGAACCGGGACAGGCGTCCGCCTTGACCTACCCATTGGTCCATACCAAAATTCAGCCAACCGCCCGTGCGAGCGCCGCCCGCAATCCCCCCACACCGGGTCCGATTTCGTTGTGCCGTTTCGCAGAAGGTGACCACGTGAAGAACCGCATACTGGCTGGAGCCATCGCGCTTGTCTCGACCGTCGCACTCGGTGGATGCGGCTACATATCGGGCTCGGGCGGCGGTGACCGCACAGTGACGGTCTGGCTGATGAAGGACAGCGTCTCGCCCGGCTTCCTGGACAAGTTCACCCGGTCGTACGAGGAGGAGAACCCCTCGATCGAGCTGGACTTCCAGATCCAGGAGTGGAGCGGCATCGGCCCCAAGGTCGTCTCCGCGCTGGAGGGCGACGACGCCCCGGACGTGATCGAGGTCGGAAACACGCAGGTCGCGCAGTACGCGGAGAGCGGCGGCCTGCGGGATCTGACCCTCGAATCGATGCGCGACCTGGGCAGCGAGGACTGGCTGCCCGGCCTGGCCCAGCCCGGCAGCATCAACGGCGTGCAGTACGGCATCCCGTGGTACGCGGCCAACCGGGTGGTGATCTACAACAAGGACATCTTCCAGGAAGCGGGCATCGACGCCGTCCCGAAGACGCGCGCCGAGTGGATCGAGGCCACCGAGAAGCTCAACAACAGCGGAAACCAAGGCATTTACCTGGCCGGTCAGAACTGGTACGTGCTCGCCGGATTCATCTGGGACGAGGGCGGCGAGCTCGCCGACGAGAACGGCGGCGACTGGCAGGGCGCCCTGGACACCCCGGAGGCCCTGGCGGGCATGGAGTTCTACCAGAAACTCCAGGCGCTCGGCGACGGACCCAAGGACGCCGACGAGGAGAAGCCCCCGCAGACCGACGTATTCGCCAAGGGCGACGTCGCCCAGATCATCTCGGTGCCGGGCAGCGCCGCGCTCATCGAGCAGAAGAATCCCGAACTCAAGGGAAAGCTGGGCTACTTTCCCATTCCCGGCAAGACCGCGAAAGCGCCCGGTTCGGTGTTCACCGGCGGCTCCGACCTCATCGTCCCGAAGAACGCCGACGAGCGCAGCGCGGGCATCGCCGTCGTCAAGGCGCTGGCGAGCGAGAAGTGGCAGACGGAGCTGGCCCGGGGCATGAGTTACGTCCCGAACAAGCCGAGCCTCGCCCACGTCATCGAGGGTGACGAGGGGACGGCGGCCATGGCGGAAGGCGCCACCCGCGGCCGCGCCACCCCCAACTCGGCGCAGTGGGCCAGGGTCGAGGCGGAGAACCCGATCAAGCCCTACATGACGGCTGTGCTCCAGGGCGGAGACCCGGCCCGCGAGGCCAAGACCGCATCCGAGCGCATCACCGCCCTGCTCACCGGCACCGGCACCGGCTGATCCCGCCCCCGGGGTGGCGGGCGGCGCCCGGCGGACGCTCCGTCCCTGGGATTCAGCCGTCGCACATCCGCGCTCCCCACGGCGGTCACGTCGAATCCAGCCGGTGACGGAAGAAGTAAGGGGTCGGTGCGTCGCACCCGCGACGGCCCGGCCCCTGACCGCTCCCGTCCCCGGAGACCGCCATGACCGTGCTGCCCCTCGCCCCGCACCACGCCCCCGCTCCCGCCTCCGCCCCGACCCCCGCCACCGGCCCGGAACCGGCCTACCGGGTCTCCCTCGCCACCTGCCAGGAAGACGTACGCGCGGCACAGCGACTGCGCCACCTGGTGTTCGCCGGGGAGCTCGGAGCCCGGCTTGAAGGACCCGAACCCGGCCTGGACAGCGACGCCTTCGACACGTACTGCGACCACCTGCTGGTCCGGGAGACCGC
This sequence is a window from Streptomyces parvus. Protein-coding genes within it:
- a CDS encoding extracellular solute-binding protein gives rise to the protein MKNRILAGAIALVSTVALGGCGYISGSGGGDRTVTVWLMKDSVSPGFLDKFTRSYEEENPSIELDFQIQEWSGIGPKVVSALEGDDAPDVIEVGNTQVAQYAESGGLRDLTLESMRDLGSEDWLPGLAQPGSINGVQYGIPWYAANRVVIYNKDIFQEAGIDAVPKTRAEWIEATEKLNNSGNQGIYLAGQNWYVLAGFIWDEGGELADENGGDWQGALDTPEALAGMEFYQKLQALGDGPKDADEEKPPQTDVFAKGDVAQIISVPGSAALIEQKNPELKGKLGYFPIPGKTAKAPGSVFTGGSDLIVPKNADERSAGIAVVKALASEKWQTELARGMSYVPNKPSLAHVIEGDEGTAAMAEGATRGRATPNSAQWARVEAENPIKPYMTAVLQGGDPAREAKTASERITALLTGTGTG
- a CDS encoding dodecin codes for the protein MANHTYRVTEIVGTSDEGIDAAIRNGVARAAETLHNLDWFEINQVRGHIEDGRIAHYQVGLKVGFRLDENS